The genomic window TTGGTAAGCATGGAAGTTTTAAATTATTGATTGCAGTGCACTTTTTTATATTCGCAAAAACTAGTTACCAATATCATTTATCCGTAAGAAAAAGAAGTCATGGAATAGCGTCGAGGGACAGCGCGTCCCAACAGTTGCAAAAATAAATTCGGTAAAGACTTAAGGTTATTTTCGTCAATTCGACAAAAGTTGGATGGCAATCTAGATATTGTCCTAAACAATAGGGACATTACTAATCTCCCTCACTATATAAATATATGGCTTCACCTCTTTCTCAGGAAATCCCCTCCTCTCAAATCTCTGCCCCTCTTCTCCTCTGcctccctccctccctttctcctctctcttttccccTTCCCCTCTCCGGTCTCCGGCGGTGAGCTCCGTCCGTCTTCCGTCGTAACGGCGGGTGGCGGATTCCGATCATCCTCTTAACTTTCTGCCAAGTGGTTGCTCCTGTCCTTGCCTTTTTACGATTTTACCCCTGAGCATTTCGTCTTTTGACACCCTCATCCCGTTTGTTTTGGTCTTTGTCgtttttttgtttttcctttttttttttttattgcttgaTTGATTTCTCTTTGGCCGTTCCTCGTAAAAGTGCTTTGGCTCGGATGTGGAGCCACGCGTCTCCCGTATCGCCACTTGGGGCGTCCAGGAAGCGGAAGGACCGGGACTGGTCCGACTCCCATCGGACCCAGATGCCACCAAAAGCCGAGCCGAACTCCTTGGCGGCGGCTCACCCGGCTCCGTCCAGCAACCAGCTTCTAGCCGGTTACCTGGCCCACGAGTTCCTCACCAAAGGGACCCTCTTCGGCCAGCGGTGGGAGCCGGCCCGGTCCGAACCGGAGAAAAGCCTGGAGACGGTTCGACCGGCTGTCCGGGACGAGCCGGAGCCGGCCAAGCCGCAGAGGGCGTACGTGGAGGTGTCGCACTTGGTGAAGATGGGAGGGGTCCACATTCCGGGAGTCGTCAACCCGACACAGTTGGCTCGGTGGCTCCAGATGTGAGAAAGGAGGAGAGTCCGCGGGGCACCACACCGTTCCGAGACGATACGTGGCGTGGATCTCTTGGTGGTCGGACGGCGTTCGACTCGTGTGGAAACAAAATCTTCGGCCGCTGCTGTTGCTGCTGCGCTCGCTGCATGCATGAGTCTCGAGGTGGTGGTAAGTGAACCGAGACGCAAAAAgatcaaaggaaaagaaagaaggaaaaaaaagggtACAGAAAGAAATGgagctttccctttttctttctttctcagcTCTGAAACTAGCTTTTTAATTTGTTTGTTTGGTATGATATTTATGGGTGGAATGGTGATTATCGTCTAAGTTTGCATTTGTGAATCTTTTGGTGTTCAGATGCGCTCTTATCATCTGTTATATACTTTGTTTGATAGAGATTAATATTCCAAAAAGAATATTTGTCTAAGATGGTACTAGGATACATTCAAAATAAAACCTGGACTGATAGAGACTAATGTTTGATAGAGATTATTTTCCTCTTGCACTCGAGCTGCATGATCTGCGTAACAAATGGGACGTGAATTTGTAAAAATCTCGACATATACGATGCATGTGGTTTACATGATTTATCTAAGAATATGTATTTCATGGGTGGCTATGACCCTGTCAACCAATGATCATTTGCAGCAAATTTGAttacaattctttttttttttaaatatattatatgcTCTTACTTTATAGTGATCACTTAATTAAGCGATCTAATGGAGACAAAGGAGTGTGTGTACAGTGAGAAAAGAGTTGGTCAGCATCTAATGGAGACAAAGGATAGATTTTACACCATAGCAATAAATATTCAAATAATAATACCAAGAGTTAATCTTATCAGAGCATTTTGGCCCTAATATTTGAGTGCCATCTACCTTCCTTCCACGGCATCCTCTCTAGCATAGGGGACTAAATATATTGTTCTTAATACACAGGAGAATAACCATCATGTAAATGTTTATAGATTTCGATTTGGATCCTTCGCAATATACGTTTTGCTCCACAAAAGGCTATATAGTCTTATATAGCAGCCACATCATCTATCTTAGAGATGAACAGCTAATATTTGTCTCAAGAATTCAAGCAATTGTACTCAGTGCCAAAAATGGCATGCACAAAAAATCAACGACAATTGTCCATCTCCAATATAGATGATGTGGTAGCTATTCAAGATGGTACATTTTTATGCAGTGCAAACATGCATCGTAGAGGATTCCAACTCTatagatccatatttttttgCAATGTATGTTAGTAGTAATTTGCTTGTATCCATGCAAATGGCATGAAACCAATGCTAGGCTAGTGATGCCATCAAATCAAGTAGAGTCCATGTTTTTGCAAAACCTGATCCAGTTTTGATAAAGTTAGGGGTCTGAATTTTGTATCATACTCGGCCTTTTATATGAAGGACTGGATTAAGTCCATGTTTGAATAACAAAAAATGCATTTAGTTTATAGTCAAATACAAATACCAAATATGATGTAAGAAATACAAGGAACTGCCTCCAATTCTGAATTATCTTTCCAAAAATATAGTCCTAAACCAAGAGAACCCAGATAGTTTGGGATCAAGTCTTAGCCGAGTTGAGTCACTATTGGTACTAATGACTCGGGTCCGCGTTCTACTTGGGCCGCTTTAAAATTTGTTATCTCAATATATCAGGTAGCAAGTACGGGAAAATCCTCTAATTTTAGCAACATGATAAGGCTAGGAAGAAAGAAATTTAAATAAGCAACATGAGATCCATACATACACATTTGATTGATTTATAGAAGTCCGTTTGTATTACAGCAGCTATTCCAATGATTCATAGTGGAAACATAAAAAAGATGCCTCACGGCTGGAAATTTCCCAGAATATTTGGTACCTATAATGGTGCTCacgagaaaattaaaaaaactctGAAGTATACTCTGGCAGGATGCAATTATCAGTGAAAACGATGAACTTAATTTTATTCATGCATGCTTGACAGCTGCGGCGCCGTCCTTGATATTCTCCTTGGCATCTTCGGCTTGCCAACAACCCCGTCCTTACTTTTTGGATGGCTTCTTTAGCCGACCACCGCACGGCATACAATAGGTCGAGTCAAGTTGAACAACtagaagtttaaatttgattAGTTTAAAATAttgagattcaaaattttatttgagatTGATTGAGATTTaatatttcaaattcaaatttaattagataaaaaataaataaaattcgaGATTGACTCGAGTACACTCTAATATCAACTGAACCATgcttaaattcaaattcaaattttatctattaatatatatattataaataaaaataatattattaaatatatatatatatatatatatatatatatttaaatagagTTACGAACTTTCGAATCAAGTATCTTACTATTCGAGttcgatttaaaaaattattcgagCTCAATTCAAACTCTAATTCATGAATAGCATAATCCGTTTGCAGTCCCAAACGTACATACACATACACGGTCTTCCCCATTTTTTACCTCCATCTTGTGCTACGTCAACTATCTTGCCAGCTGCTTTGATGGTTTTCTAAATCACTCTCAATGGTTACAAGAATACATCACATTACGTGCAACTAGACAAGATCTTGGTTATAGTTGGAAACTCGGCTACAGCATGTAATTattgtttttttttaattttaaaaatatgacaCAAACGTTGGGTGGATTACCCCctctctttccttttccttttggGTGATTGATACTTTGACCTtctatttcatcaaaaaaaaaaaaaaaaaaaaagaaaagaaaaaacctcTCTTTCTTTTAAGAAAACCAATGACAAGATGCATCAAGGACCAGTTCAACAGGCACACGTTATCAGATCTTGAAAAGTTGcactgcaaaccaattgggaaCTCTCCAAGAAGTTACAAGTATTAGGATCCCATTTTCAAACCAGAAGAATGAAAGAAAGAATTGACAAGAAGTTGGTGTAAGTTGTCCGAAATTTcattattattatgaataataatttattatcaatcaggacaagaaaagaaatcttgattATATGTTTCAAAACATGGGAAAACTGGATCACTGATCCAATCAATGTCTGGATTAGTTTATGCAGTTGAAACATTGAAGTCTCTCAAATCTCCAGTCAGAGCATGCACACAAGAAGCCAACGTTGTAATGATGTTACAAACAAACTTTTTTATTGACTTCGCTATGTTAGGGATAACTTGAAGCGGTGACTTAAGAGTAGATGTTCAAGGGCTTGTTCCTAATACCTTGATAAATGAAACAACGTGGACCTGTCATCTTTTTGCcgtggattttttttaaaaaaaaaaaaaaatacaagccgTCCTAAATTAAATACTTGAATTTGTTAATCCTTTGTTTGACCACTTGACTTTTAGTATTTCTTTAATGTAACTTAACAACGTttccgtcaaaaaaaaaaaaaaaagtaacttAGTGATGTGATCAACATGTTGGGTTCTGTAACCAGTCTTGTTGTAGTTTGCTTTCACACGTTCTAAGACACAAGaagtggcaaaaaaaaaaaaaaaaagaagctaagAATAGGAACTTTAGTGCACCATTTATGTGGACGAGGAAGACAGCTCTCCGT from Elaeis guineensis isolate ETL-2024a chromosome 4, EG11, whole genome shotgun sequence includes these protein-coding regions:
- the LOC140857225 gene encoding uncharacterized protein; this encodes MWSHASPVSPLGASRKRKDRDWSDSHRTQMPPKAEPNSLAAAHPAPSSNQLLAGYLAHEFLTKGTLFGQRWEPARSEPEKSLETVRPAVRDEPEPAKPQRAYVEVSHLVKMGGVHIPGVVNPTQLARWLQM